In Bombus huntii isolate Logan2020A chromosome 3, iyBomHunt1.1, whole genome shotgun sequence, a single genomic region encodes these proteins:
- the LOC126864011 gene encoding spermatogenesis-associated protein 20 isoform X3, protein MNSSYYIFHSQVDYTSLLSKKWWIRNLGIRSYLSQRSFMSLTIQRLNRINQRSLTVSLFANMASTNNSGNMPIQKKNRLSLEKSPYLLQHATNPVDWYPWCDEALEKASKENKCIFLSVGYSTCHWCHVMEKESFTNKEIAEIMNKNFINIKVDKEERPDIDRIYMTFIQATSGHGGWPMSVFLTSDLKPIVGGTYFPPEDTFRQTGFKTILLSVAQKWNQSRSKLTEIGSTNLETLHSISKIPDSLKVHDIPSLECSKICIQQLVNEFEPKFGGFGSTYNMQSPKFPQPVNFNFLFHMYARQPNVESVRPCLYMSVYTLKKMSFGGIHDHVGQGFSRYATDGEWHVPHFEKMLYDQGQLMKSYADAYLVTKDNYFAEIVDDIATYVIRDLRHKEGGFYSAEDADSYPMHDTHAKKEGAFYVWSAVEIKSLLNKEVSDENHVKLSDIFCRHFNVNESGNVKSHQDPHGEMGEKNVLIAYNEIEETARYFNLPIEETKMYLKEACSMLYKVRSARPRPHLDDKIITSWNGLMISGLAFGGAAVNNKQYIEHAADAAKFIKEYLFDETKNILLHSCYRDEKGTITQMSTPIPGFLDDYAFVIKGLLDLYESDLNEEWLEFAEKLQHLQDQYFWDETNGGYFLTTSSDPSIILRLKEVYDGAEPSGNSIAAENLLRLADYLGCDEFKDKAARLFGAFRYLLMQRPVAVPQLTSALVRYHDDAAQIYVVGKRGAKDTDELLRVIYKRLIPNRILLLIDPDETNSVLLRKNQHLRNMKSLNNRTTVYVCKHRTCSLPVTSPEQLATLLDEQK, encoded by the exons atgaacagtagttattacatttttcatagTCAAG TTGACTATACGTCTTTATTATCTAAAAAGTGGTGGATTCGGAATCTTGGAATAAGATCATATTTATCTCAACGTAGTTTCATGTCTCTAACTATACAGCGATTAAACAG GATAAACCAAAGATCACTGACAGTTTCATTATTTGCAAATATGGCATCAACCAATAATTCAGGAAATATGCCGATACAAAAAAAGAATCGTTTGAGTTTAGAAAAGTCACCATATTTACTACAGCATGCTACTAATCCAGTTGATTGGTACCCATGGTGTGACGAAGCATTGGAAAAAGCAAGTAAAGAGAACAAGTGTATCTTTTTATCTGTTGGCTATTCTACGTGTCACTGGTGTCATGTTATGGAAAAAGAATCttttacaaataaagaaattgcTGAAATAATGAATaagaatttcattaatataaaAGTAGACAAGGAAGAGAGACCAGATATCGATAGGATATACATGACTTTTATACAA GCAACAAGTGGTCATGGTGGATGGCCAATGAGTGTCTTTCTTACCAGTGATTTAAAACCTATAGTTGGAGGGACTTATTTTCCTCCAGAAGATACATTTAGACAAACAGGATTTAAGACAATTTTACTCAGTGTTGCCCAAAAG tGGAATCAATCCAGAAGTAAACTTACAGAGATTGGATCTACCAATCTTGAAACTTTACACAGTATTTCTAAAATTCCAGATTCACTTAag GTACATGATATACCTTCATTGGAATGtagtaaaatttgtattcagCAACTTGTAAATGAATTTGAACCGAAATTTGGTGGGTTTGGCTCTACGTATAACATGCAATCACCAAAATTTCCACAGCCAGTaaattttaactttttatttcatatgtATGCACGTCAACCCAATGTGGAGTCTGTACGACCTTGCTTGTATATGTCTGTTTAcactttaaaaaaaatgtcttttGGTGGTATTCACGATCATGTAGGTCAG GGTTTTTCTAGATATGCTACAGACGGTGAGTGGCACGTTCCACACTTTGAAAAAATGTTGTACGATCAGGGTCAGTTAATGAAATCATACGCAGATGCATATCTTGTAactaaagataattattttgcCGAAATTGTTGATGATATCGCTACATATGTAATAAGAGATCTTCGTCACAAG GAAGGTGGGTTTTATAGCGCTGAAGATGCAGATTCTTATCCTATGCACGATACACATGCGAAAAAGGAAGGTGCTTTTTATGTGTGGTCTGCTGTGGAAATTAAATCACTTCTAAATAAAGAAGTTTCTGATGAAAATCATGTTAAACTTTCGGATATTTTTTGTCGCCATTtcaatgtaaatgaatcaggaAATGTAAAATCGCATCAA GATCCACATGGAGAGATGggagaaaaaaatgtattaatagCATACAatgaaattgaagaaactGCTAGATATTTTAATCTTCCAATCGAAGAAACTAAAATGTATTTGAAAGAAGCATGTTCCATGTTATACAAAGTTAGATCTGCAAGGCCGCGGCCTCACTTAGACGATAAGATCATTACATCATGGAATG GTCTTATGATAAGTGGTTTAGCTTTTGGGGGAGCGGcagtaaataataaacaatacATTGAGCACGCGGCAGATGCcgcaaaatttattaaagaatatCTTTTCGATGAAACCAAGAATATATTACTTCATAGTTGTTACCGTGACGAAAAAGGCACGATTACACAAAT gaGTACACCCATACCTGGATTTTTAGACGATTATGCGTTTGTTATAAAAGGGTTGTTGGATTTATACGAATCTGATTTAAACGAGGAGTGGCTGGAATTTGCCGAGAAATTGCAACATCTTCAAGATCAGTATTTTTGGGATGAAACAAATGGAGGATATTTCTTAACAACATCGAGCGATCCAAGTATAATTCTCAGGCTTAAAGAAG TTTATGACGGAGCGGAACCATCCGGTAACTCGATTGCCGCTGAAAATTTGCTGAGGTTGGCAGATTACTTAGGTTGTGACGAATTCAAGGATAAAGCTGCTCGTCTGTTCGGAGCATTCAGATATTTGCTGATGCAGAGACCTGTTGCGGTTCCACAACTAACATCAGCACTCGTACGCTACCATGATGATGCAGCGCAA ATTTATGTGGTTGGAAAACGAGGTGCCAAGGATACCGATGAGCTACTTCGCGTTATATATAAACGTTTGATACCCAACAGGATTCTTCTCTTAATTGATCCCGATGAAACGAACAGCGTGTTATTGCGTAAAAACCAACATCTCAGAAATATGAAATCTCTGAATAATCGAACAactgtatatgtatgtaaacaTCGCACGTGTTCGTTGCCTGTTACGAGTCCCGAACAATTAGCAACATTGCTAGATGAACAGAAATAA
- the LOC126864011 gene encoding spermatogenesis-associated protein 20 isoform X1 — translation MYCDGGLYSKEGCKLMYIFYVRSVMTLGRYCFLSIVDYTSLLSKKWWIRNLGIRSYLSQRSFMSLTIQRLNRINQRSLTVSLFANMASTNNSGNMPIQKKNRLSLEKSPYLLQHATNPVDWYPWCDEALEKASKENKCIFLSVGYSTCHWCHVMEKESFTNKEIAEIMNKNFINIKVDKEERPDIDRIYMTFIQATSGHGGWPMSVFLTSDLKPIVGGTYFPPEDTFRQTGFKTILLSVAQKWNQSRSKLTEIGSTNLETLHSISKIPDSLKVHDIPSLECSKICIQQLVNEFEPKFGGFGSTYNMQSPKFPQPVNFNFLFHMYARQPNVESVRPCLYMSVYTLKKMSFGGIHDHVGQGFSRYATDGEWHVPHFEKMLYDQGQLMKSYADAYLVTKDNYFAEIVDDIATYVIRDLRHKEGGFYSAEDADSYPMHDTHAKKEGAFYVWSAVEIKSLLNKEVSDENHVKLSDIFCRHFNVNESGNVKSHQDPHGEMGEKNVLIAYNEIEETARYFNLPIEETKMYLKEACSMLYKVRSARPRPHLDDKIITSWNGLMISGLAFGGAAVNNKQYIEHAADAAKFIKEYLFDETKNILLHSCYRDEKGTITQMSTPIPGFLDDYAFVIKGLLDLYESDLNEEWLEFAEKLQHLQDQYFWDETNGGYFLTTSSDPSIILRLKEVYDGAEPSGNSIAAENLLRLADYLGCDEFKDKAARLFGAFRYLLMQRPVAVPQLTSALVRYHDDAAQIYVVGKRGAKDTDELLRVIYKRLIPNRILLLIDPDETNSVLLRKNQHLRNMKSLNNRTTVYVCKHRTCSLPVTSPEQLATLLDEQK, via the exons ATGTACTGCGATGGTGGACTTTACAGTAAGGAAGGATGCAAATTAAT GTACATATTTTATGTAAGGAGTGTTATGACTTTGGGAAGATATTGTTTTTTGTCAATAGTTGACTATACGTCTTTATTATCTAAAAAGTGGTGGATTCGGAATCTTGGAATAAGATCATATTTATCTCAACGTAGTTTCATGTCTCTAACTATACAGCGATTAAACAG GATAAACCAAAGATCACTGACAGTTTCATTATTTGCAAATATGGCATCAACCAATAATTCAGGAAATATGCCGATACAAAAAAAGAATCGTTTGAGTTTAGAAAAGTCACCATATTTACTACAGCATGCTACTAATCCAGTTGATTGGTACCCATGGTGTGACGAAGCATTGGAAAAAGCAAGTAAAGAGAACAAGTGTATCTTTTTATCTGTTGGCTATTCTACGTGTCACTGGTGTCATGTTATGGAAAAAGAATCttttacaaataaagaaattgcTGAAATAATGAATaagaatttcattaatataaaAGTAGACAAGGAAGAGAGACCAGATATCGATAGGATATACATGACTTTTATACAA GCAACAAGTGGTCATGGTGGATGGCCAATGAGTGTCTTTCTTACCAGTGATTTAAAACCTATAGTTGGAGGGACTTATTTTCCTCCAGAAGATACATTTAGACAAACAGGATTTAAGACAATTTTACTCAGTGTTGCCCAAAAG tGGAATCAATCCAGAAGTAAACTTACAGAGATTGGATCTACCAATCTTGAAACTTTACACAGTATTTCTAAAATTCCAGATTCACTTAag GTACATGATATACCTTCATTGGAATGtagtaaaatttgtattcagCAACTTGTAAATGAATTTGAACCGAAATTTGGTGGGTTTGGCTCTACGTATAACATGCAATCACCAAAATTTCCACAGCCAGTaaattttaactttttatttcatatgtATGCACGTCAACCCAATGTGGAGTCTGTACGACCTTGCTTGTATATGTCTGTTTAcactttaaaaaaaatgtcttttGGTGGTATTCACGATCATGTAGGTCAG GGTTTTTCTAGATATGCTACAGACGGTGAGTGGCACGTTCCACACTTTGAAAAAATGTTGTACGATCAGGGTCAGTTAATGAAATCATACGCAGATGCATATCTTGTAactaaagataattattttgcCGAAATTGTTGATGATATCGCTACATATGTAATAAGAGATCTTCGTCACAAG GAAGGTGGGTTTTATAGCGCTGAAGATGCAGATTCTTATCCTATGCACGATACACATGCGAAAAAGGAAGGTGCTTTTTATGTGTGGTCTGCTGTGGAAATTAAATCACTTCTAAATAAAGAAGTTTCTGATGAAAATCATGTTAAACTTTCGGATATTTTTTGTCGCCATTtcaatgtaaatgaatcaggaAATGTAAAATCGCATCAA GATCCACATGGAGAGATGggagaaaaaaatgtattaatagCATACAatgaaattgaagaaactGCTAGATATTTTAATCTTCCAATCGAAGAAACTAAAATGTATTTGAAAGAAGCATGTTCCATGTTATACAAAGTTAGATCTGCAAGGCCGCGGCCTCACTTAGACGATAAGATCATTACATCATGGAATG GTCTTATGATAAGTGGTTTAGCTTTTGGGGGAGCGGcagtaaataataaacaatacATTGAGCACGCGGCAGATGCcgcaaaatttattaaagaatatCTTTTCGATGAAACCAAGAATATATTACTTCATAGTTGTTACCGTGACGAAAAAGGCACGATTACACAAAT gaGTACACCCATACCTGGATTTTTAGACGATTATGCGTTTGTTATAAAAGGGTTGTTGGATTTATACGAATCTGATTTAAACGAGGAGTGGCTGGAATTTGCCGAGAAATTGCAACATCTTCAAGATCAGTATTTTTGGGATGAAACAAATGGAGGATATTTCTTAACAACATCGAGCGATCCAAGTATAATTCTCAGGCTTAAAGAAG TTTATGACGGAGCGGAACCATCCGGTAACTCGATTGCCGCTGAAAATTTGCTGAGGTTGGCAGATTACTTAGGTTGTGACGAATTCAAGGATAAAGCTGCTCGTCTGTTCGGAGCATTCAGATATTTGCTGATGCAGAGACCTGTTGCGGTTCCACAACTAACATCAGCACTCGTACGCTACCATGATGATGCAGCGCAA ATTTATGTGGTTGGAAAACGAGGTGCCAAGGATACCGATGAGCTACTTCGCGTTATATATAAACGTTTGATACCCAACAGGATTCTTCTCTTAATTGATCCCGATGAAACGAACAGCGTGTTATTGCGTAAAAACCAACATCTCAGAAATATGAAATCTCTGAATAATCGAACAactgtatatgtatgtaaacaTCGCACGTGTTCGTTGCCTGTTACGAGTCCCGAACAATTAGCAACATTGCTAGATGAACAGAAATAA
- the LOC126864011 gene encoding spermatogenesis-associated protein 20 isoform X4: protein MYCDGGLYSKEGCKLMINQRSLTVSLFANMASTNNSGNMPIQKKNRLSLEKSPYLLQHATNPVDWYPWCDEALEKASKENKCIFLSVGYSTCHWCHVMEKESFTNKEIAEIMNKNFINIKVDKEERPDIDRIYMTFIQATSGHGGWPMSVFLTSDLKPIVGGTYFPPEDTFRQTGFKTILLSVAQKWNQSRSKLTEIGSTNLETLHSISKIPDSLKVHDIPSLECSKICIQQLVNEFEPKFGGFGSTYNMQSPKFPQPVNFNFLFHMYARQPNVESVRPCLYMSVYTLKKMSFGGIHDHVGQGFSRYATDGEWHVPHFEKMLYDQGQLMKSYADAYLVTKDNYFAEIVDDIATYVIRDLRHKEGGFYSAEDADSYPMHDTHAKKEGAFYVWSAVEIKSLLNKEVSDENHVKLSDIFCRHFNVNESGNVKSHQDPHGEMGEKNVLIAYNEIEETARYFNLPIEETKMYLKEACSMLYKVRSARPRPHLDDKIITSWNGLMISGLAFGGAAVNNKQYIEHAADAAKFIKEYLFDETKNILLHSCYRDEKGTITQMSTPIPGFLDDYAFVIKGLLDLYESDLNEEWLEFAEKLQHLQDQYFWDETNGGYFLTTSSDPSIILRLKEVYDGAEPSGNSIAAENLLRLADYLGCDEFKDKAARLFGAFRYLLMQRPVAVPQLTSALVRYHDDAAQIYVVGKRGAKDTDELLRVIYKRLIPNRILLLIDPDETNSVLLRKNQHLRNMKSLNNRTTVYVCKHRTCSLPVTSPEQLATLLDEQK from the exons ATGTACTGCGATGGTGGACTTTACAGTAAGGAAGGATGCAAATTAAT GATAAACCAAAGATCACTGACAGTTTCATTATTTGCAAATATGGCATCAACCAATAATTCAGGAAATATGCCGATACAAAAAAAGAATCGTTTGAGTTTAGAAAAGTCACCATATTTACTACAGCATGCTACTAATCCAGTTGATTGGTACCCATGGTGTGACGAAGCATTGGAAAAAGCAAGTAAAGAGAACAAGTGTATCTTTTTATCTGTTGGCTATTCTACGTGTCACTGGTGTCATGTTATGGAAAAAGAATCttttacaaataaagaaattgcTGAAATAATGAATaagaatttcattaatataaaAGTAGACAAGGAAGAGAGACCAGATATCGATAGGATATACATGACTTTTATACAA GCAACAAGTGGTCATGGTGGATGGCCAATGAGTGTCTTTCTTACCAGTGATTTAAAACCTATAGTTGGAGGGACTTATTTTCCTCCAGAAGATACATTTAGACAAACAGGATTTAAGACAATTTTACTCAGTGTTGCCCAAAAG tGGAATCAATCCAGAAGTAAACTTACAGAGATTGGATCTACCAATCTTGAAACTTTACACAGTATTTCTAAAATTCCAGATTCACTTAag GTACATGATATACCTTCATTGGAATGtagtaaaatttgtattcagCAACTTGTAAATGAATTTGAACCGAAATTTGGTGGGTTTGGCTCTACGTATAACATGCAATCACCAAAATTTCCACAGCCAGTaaattttaactttttatttcatatgtATGCACGTCAACCCAATGTGGAGTCTGTACGACCTTGCTTGTATATGTCTGTTTAcactttaaaaaaaatgtcttttGGTGGTATTCACGATCATGTAGGTCAG GGTTTTTCTAGATATGCTACAGACGGTGAGTGGCACGTTCCACACTTTGAAAAAATGTTGTACGATCAGGGTCAGTTAATGAAATCATACGCAGATGCATATCTTGTAactaaagataattattttgcCGAAATTGTTGATGATATCGCTACATATGTAATAAGAGATCTTCGTCACAAG GAAGGTGGGTTTTATAGCGCTGAAGATGCAGATTCTTATCCTATGCACGATACACATGCGAAAAAGGAAGGTGCTTTTTATGTGTGGTCTGCTGTGGAAATTAAATCACTTCTAAATAAAGAAGTTTCTGATGAAAATCATGTTAAACTTTCGGATATTTTTTGTCGCCATTtcaatgtaaatgaatcaggaAATGTAAAATCGCATCAA GATCCACATGGAGAGATGggagaaaaaaatgtattaatagCATACAatgaaattgaagaaactGCTAGATATTTTAATCTTCCAATCGAAGAAACTAAAATGTATTTGAAAGAAGCATGTTCCATGTTATACAAAGTTAGATCTGCAAGGCCGCGGCCTCACTTAGACGATAAGATCATTACATCATGGAATG GTCTTATGATAAGTGGTTTAGCTTTTGGGGGAGCGGcagtaaataataaacaatacATTGAGCACGCGGCAGATGCcgcaaaatttattaaagaatatCTTTTCGATGAAACCAAGAATATATTACTTCATAGTTGTTACCGTGACGAAAAAGGCACGATTACACAAAT gaGTACACCCATACCTGGATTTTTAGACGATTATGCGTTTGTTATAAAAGGGTTGTTGGATTTATACGAATCTGATTTAAACGAGGAGTGGCTGGAATTTGCCGAGAAATTGCAACATCTTCAAGATCAGTATTTTTGGGATGAAACAAATGGAGGATATTTCTTAACAACATCGAGCGATCCAAGTATAATTCTCAGGCTTAAAGAAG TTTATGACGGAGCGGAACCATCCGGTAACTCGATTGCCGCTGAAAATTTGCTGAGGTTGGCAGATTACTTAGGTTGTGACGAATTCAAGGATAAAGCTGCTCGTCTGTTCGGAGCATTCAGATATTTGCTGATGCAGAGACCTGTTGCGGTTCCACAACTAACATCAGCACTCGTACGCTACCATGATGATGCAGCGCAA ATTTATGTGGTTGGAAAACGAGGTGCCAAGGATACCGATGAGCTACTTCGCGTTATATATAAACGTTTGATACCCAACAGGATTCTTCTCTTAATTGATCCCGATGAAACGAACAGCGTGTTATTGCGTAAAAACCAACATCTCAGAAATATGAAATCTCTGAATAATCGAACAactgtatatgtatgtaaacaTCGCACGTGTTCGTTGCCTGTTACGAGTCCCGAACAATTAGCAACATTGCTAGATGAACAGAAATAA
- the LOC126864011 gene encoding spermatogenesis-associated protein 20 isoform X2, with protein sequence MTLGRYCFLSIVDYTSLLSKKWWIRNLGIRSYLSQRSFMSLTIQRLNRINQRSLTVSLFANMASTNNSGNMPIQKKNRLSLEKSPYLLQHATNPVDWYPWCDEALEKASKENKCIFLSVGYSTCHWCHVMEKESFTNKEIAEIMNKNFINIKVDKEERPDIDRIYMTFIQATSGHGGWPMSVFLTSDLKPIVGGTYFPPEDTFRQTGFKTILLSVAQKWNQSRSKLTEIGSTNLETLHSISKIPDSLKVHDIPSLECSKICIQQLVNEFEPKFGGFGSTYNMQSPKFPQPVNFNFLFHMYARQPNVESVRPCLYMSVYTLKKMSFGGIHDHVGQGFSRYATDGEWHVPHFEKMLYDQGQLMKSYADAYLVTKDNYFAEIVDDIATYVIRDLRHKEGGFYSAEDADSYPMHDTHAKKEGAFYVWSAVEIKSLLNKEVSDENHVKLSDIFCRHFNVNESGNVKSHQDPHGEMGEKNVLIAYNEIEETARYFNLPIEETKMYLKEACSMLYKVRSARPRPHLDDKIITSWNGLMISGLAFGGAAVNNKQYIEHAADAAKFIKEYLFDETKNILLHSCYRDEKGTITQMSTPIPGFLDDYAFVIKGLLDLYESDLNEEWLEFAEKLQHLQDQYFWDETNGGYFLTTSSDPSIILRLKEVYDGAEPSGNSIAAENLLRLADYLGCDEFKDKAARLFGAFRYLLMQRPVAVPQLTSALVRYHDDAAQIYVVGKRGAKDTDELLRVIYKRLIPNRILLLIDPDETNSVLLRKNQHLRNMKSLNNRTTVYVCKHRTCSLPVTSPEQLATLLDEQK encoded by the exons ATGACTTTGGGAAGATATTGTTTTTTGTCAATAGTTGACTATACGTCTTTATTATCTAAAAAGTGGTGGATTCGGAATCTTGGAATAAGATCATATTTATCTCAACGTAGTTTCATGTCTCTAACTATACAGCGATTAAACAG GATAAACCAAAGATCACTGACAGTTTCATTATTTGCAAATATGGCATCAACCAATAATTCAGGAAATATGCCGATACAAAAAAAGAATCGTTTGAGTTTAGAAAAGTCACCATATTTACTACAGCATGCTACTAATCCAGTTGATTGGTACCCATGGTGTGACGAAGCATTGGAAAAAGCAAGTAAAGAGAACAAGTGTATCTTTTTATCTGTTGGCTATTCTACGTGTCACTGGTGTCATGTTATGGAAAAAGAATCttttacaaataaagaaattgcTGAAATAATGAATaagaatttcattaatataaaAGTAGACAAGGAAGAGAGACCAGATATCGATAGGATATACATGACTTTTATACAA GCAACAAGTGGTCATGGTGGATGGCCAATGAGTGTCTTTCTTACCAGTGATTTAAAACCTATAGTTGGAGGGACTTATTTTCCTCCAGAAGATACATTTAGACAAACAGGATTTAAGACAATTTTACTCAGTGTTGCCCAAAAG tGGAATCAATCCAGAAGTAAACTTACAGAGATTGGATCTACCAATCTTGAAACTTTACACAGTATTTCTAAAATTCCAGATTCACTTAag GTACATGATATACCTTCATTGGAATGtagtaaaatttgtattcagCAACTTGTAAATGAATTTGAACCGAAATTTGGTGGGTTTGGCTCTACGTATAACATGCAATCACCAAAATTTCCACAGCCAGTaaattttaactttttatttcatatgtATGCACGTCAACCCAATGTGGAGTCTGTACGACCTTGCTTGTATATGTCTGTTTAcactttaaaaaaaatgtcttttGGTGGTATTCACGATCATGTAGGTCAG GGTTTTTCTAGATATGCTACAGACGGTGAGTGGCACGTTCCACACTTTGAAAAAATGTTGTACGATCAGGGTCAGTTAATGAAATCATACGCAGATGCATATCTTGTAactaaagataattattttgcCGAAATTGTTGATGATATCGCTACATATGTAATAAGAGATCTTCGTCACAAG GAAGGTGGGTTTTATAGCGCTGAAGATGCAGATTCTTATCCTATGCACGATACACATGCGAAAAAGGAAGGTGCTTTTTATGTGTGGTCTGCTGTGGAAATTAAATCACTTCTAAATAAAGAAGTTTCTGATGAAAATCATGTTAAACTTTCGGATATTTTTTGTCGCCATTtcaatgtaaatgaatcaggaAATGTAAAATCGCATCAA GATCCACATGGAGAGATGggagaaaaaaatgtattaatagCATACAatgaaattgaagaaactGCTAGATATTTTAATCTTCCAATCGAAGAAACTAAAATGTATTTGAAAGAAGCATGTTCCATGTTATACAAAGTTAGATCTGCAAGGCCGCGGCCTCACTTAGACGATAAGATCATTACATCATGGAATG GTCTTATGATAAGTGGTTTAGCTTTTGGGGGAGCGGcagtaaataataaacaatacATTGAGCACGCGGCAGATGCcgcaaaatttattaaagaatatCTTTTCGATGAAACCAAGAATATATTACTTCATAGTTGTTACCGTGACGAAAAAGGCACGATTACACAAAT gaGTACACCCATACCTGGATTTTTAGACGATTATGCGTTTGTTATAAAAGGGTTGTTGGATTTATACGAATCTGATTTAAACGAGGAGTGGCTGGAATTTGCCGAGAAATTGCAACATCTTCAAGATCAGTATTTTTGGGATGAAACAAATGGAGGATATTTCTTAACAACATCGAGCGATCCAAGTATAATTCTCAGGCTTAAAGAAG TTTATGACGGAGCGGAACCATCCGGTAACTCGATTGCCGCTGAAAATTTGCTGAGGTTGGCAGATTACTTAGGTTGTGACGAATTCAAGGATAAAGCTGCTCGTCTGTTCGGAGCATTCAGATATTTGCTGATGCAGAGACCTGTTGCGGTTCCACAACTAACATCAGCACTCGTACGCTACCATGATGATGCAGCGCAA ATTTATGTGGTTGGAAAACGAGGTGCCAAGGATACCGATGAGCTACTTCGCGTTATATATAAACGTTTGATACCCAACAGGATTCTTCTCTTAATTGATCCCGATGAAACGAACAGCGTGTTATTGCGTAAAAACCAACATCTCAGAAATATGAAATCTCTGAATAATCGAACAactgtatatgtatgtaaacaTCGCACGTGTTCGTTGCCTGTTACGAGTCCCGAACAATTAGCAACATTGCTAGATGAACAGAAATAA